The Ranitomeya imitator isolate aRanImi1 chromosome 8, aRanImi1.pri, whole genome shotgun sequence genome window below encodes:
- the GPX1 gene encoding glutathione peroxidase 1 produces the protein MSLRTVYEFSGRLLSGELVAFSRYRGQVLLIENVASLUGTTVRDYTQMNGLQAEYGARGLQVLGFPCNQFGHQENTSNQEILRSLRFVRPGGGFEPNFALFEKCYVNGEKELPLFTFLKTQLPYPSDDPVSLMGDPRSIIWSPVRRNDISWNFEKFLIGADGVPYKRYGRRYETANIRGDIEALLKAVERDEKM, from the exons ATGTCTCTCCGCACGGTGTATGAGTTCTCTGGCCGCCTCCTGTCCGGGGAGCTGGTCGCTTTCTCCCGTTACCGGGGTCAGGTGCTGCTCATCGAGAATGTGGCGTCTCTCTGAGGGACGACTGTCCGGGACTACACGCAGATGAACGGGCTGCAGGCAGAGTACGGCGCCCGGGGGCTGCAGGTCCTGGGCTTTCCCTGCAACCAGTTCGGTCACCAG GAGAACACCAGTAACCAGGAGATCCTGCGCTCGCTGCGCTTCGTGCGCCCGGGGGGAGGTTTTGAGCCGAACTTTGCGCTGTTTGAGAAGTGCTACGTGAACGGCGAGAAGGAGCTGCCCCTGTTCACCTTCCTGAAGACGCAGCTGCCGTACCCCAGTGACGACCCCGTGTCCCTCATGGGTGACCCCCGGAGCATCATCTGGTCGCCGGTGCGCAGGAACGACATCTCCTGGAACTTTGAGAAGTTTCTGATCGGCGCAGACGGGGTCCCGTATAAGAGATACGGCCGGCGCTATGAGACCGCCAACATCCGTGGCGACATTGAGGCGCTGCTGAAGGCCGTTGAGCGGGACGAGAAGATGTAA